One Etheostoma cragini isolate CJK2018 chromosome 6, CSU_Ecrag_1.0, whole genome shotgun sequence DNA window includes the following coding sequences:
- the LOC117946208 gene encoding protein shisa-7, with amino-acid sequence MTPTINLRVLAVYLLSLLTAPLTAVVETSPSPPPQQTERSVKPLNEQPKPGPSPPVLLLAMQANIRPAALQGRTKNPEKLPETSEGVLEAPPRALPQVMIPKNVTSSEALASPLAAAQVAPIRPRMIDIWIDVCRGYYDVMGHFDSAFNCSKDTFIFCCGTCHYRFCCPERSRQLEQDSCKNYYSPDWAKPQTDAMILPEELGNDPDFDPLKQQSHNTGFVIGGVIVFMVAVAVGIKVVFNKVQQEANQRDLNMPRALVDMLRHQSSPVQQDERNNSVALAVGDGQGTLGRPPKNLYAPGLPSKDNRLGNLQHNFIHSSGTSPKHTATIERTPRMNNAQLAAGGTLLSSKHNNTKSQPAFHHSLHNLAQLPPSYESATKPELNRYSSLKRLEKGLDEYSSGYCTTKRRPHTAQPALQSSQHHLHWGGDYTLSGRGTLPRHAVRPWIPPPPSGMPASPTPNPYPLDPPEPQYNPNYDTLSKPRKVKSTDQLLNMGDVPGNTGTLSRLSKNQQHQYYKAMAASNKNSNTQTLTRKTQDRQERQDRQERQDRQDRQERLLMSPDHLEERMGVGGMGVVDPYAHTGGGVPTLPRQQKAQSQQNVCATPSLDRHHMIKMNSHPTSGREQERSTAMTGHMSGGMGWAGEAPGAGVVMGTGTLGGHSARRMAFAAKRQNTIEQLHFIPGGGGGGSTGSAGGSQGIRTGSKNEVTV; translated from the exons ATGACGCCCACCATCAATCTCAGAGTCCTCGCTGTCTACCTGCTCTCCCTCCTTACTGCCCCACTCACCGCTGTTGTGGAGACCTCTCCGTCCCCCCCTCCTCAGCAAACAGAGCGCTCAGTAAAGCCTTTGAATGAGCAGCCCAAGCCTGGCCCCAGCCCCCCTGTCCTGCTCCTTGCCATGCAGGCCAATATCAGGCCAGCTGCTCTCCAAGGCAGGACCAAAAATCCTGAGAAACTTCCAGAAACCTCAGAGGGAGTTCTGGAGGCTCCTCCGAGAGCCCTTCCCCAGGTCATGATTCCCAAGAATGTGACGTCATCAGAAGCCCTTGCATCTCCCTTGGCCGCCGCCCAGGTAGCGCCCATTCGACCCCGCATGATAGACATATGGATTGATGTATGTCGGGGTTACTATGACGTAATGGGACATTTTGACAGCGCTTTCAACTGCTCCAAGGACACCTTCATCTTTTGCTGTGGAACCTGCCACTACCGTTTCTGCTGCCCAGAGCGTAGCCGGCAACTGGAGCAGGACAGCTGTAAAAACTATTACTCTCCAGACTGGGCCAAGCCACAGACAGACGCCATGATATTACCAGAGGAATTAGGTAATGACCCAGACTTTGATCCACTGAAGCAGCAGAGCCACAACACGGGCTTCGTCATTGGGGGCGTGATTGTGTTCATGGTGGCTGTCGCTGTGGGCATTAAGGTAGTCTTCAACAAGGTGCAACAAGAAGCCAACCAAAGGGACCTCAACATGCCCAG AGCCCTGGTTGACATGTTGCGGCACCAGTCAAGCCCAGTCCAGCAGGATGAGAGAAACAACAGCGTGGCTCTGGCTGTAGGGGATGGACAGGGGACACTTGGGAGACCTCCAAAAAATCTTTATGCCCCAGGACTGCCCAGCAAGGACAACAGAT TGGGCAATTTGCAACACAATTTCATCCACTCTTCAGGCACCAGCCCCAAACACACCGCAACTATTG AACGCACTCCTCGAATGAACAATGCTCAGCTGGCAGCTGGAGGCACCCTGCTTTccagtaaacacaacaacaccaaaTCCCAGCCTGCCTTTCACCACTCCCTGCACAACCTGGCTCAGCTGCCGCCCTCCTATGAGAGTGCCACCAAGCCCGAGCTCAACAGATACTCCTCACTCAAACGCCTCG AGAAAGGTCTCGATGAGTACTCCTCTGGTTACTGCACCACCAAGCGCCGTCCTCACACGGCCCAGCCGGCCCTCCAGTCCTCTCAGCACCACCTCCACTGGGGTGGAGACTACACCCTCAGTGGCAGAGGAACTCTCCCCAGGCATGCAGTTCGTCCTTGGATCCCGCCGCCGCCTTCTGGCATGCCTGCCTCACCCACCCCAAATCCTTACCCTCTGGATCCCCCGGAGCCCCAGTACAACCCCAATTACGACACTCTCTCCAAGCCAAGGAAAGTCAAATCCACTGACCAGCTGCTCAACATGGGTGACGTCCCTGGCAACACGGGGACACTTTCTAGGTTGTCCAAGAACCAGCAACACCAGTACTACAAAGCCATGGCTGCCTCCAATAAGAACTCCAACACGCAGACCCTCAccaggaagacccaggacaggCAAGAAAGGCAGGACAGGCAGGAGAGACAGGACAGGCAAGACAGACAGGAACGGCTGCTCATGTCCCCGGATCATTTGGAGGAAAGGATGGGGGTCGGCGGGATGGGGGTTGTAGATCCATACGCCCACACCGGAGGGGGTGTCCCCACGCTGCCTCGCCAGCAGAAGGCCCAGTCCCAGCAGAACGTCTGCGCCACGCCCTCCCTCGACCGACACCACATGATCAAGATGAACTCTCACCCCACTTCCGGACGAGAGCAGGAGAGGAGCACGGCCATGACAGGGCACATGAGCGGGGGCATGGGCTGGGCAGGGGAAGCTCCTGGGGCGGGGGTAGTCATGGGAACGGGAACACTAGGGGGCCACAGCGCTAGGAGGATGGCTTTTGCAGCGAAAAGGCAGAACACCATTGAGCAGCTACATTTCATACCGGGAGGGGGCGGTGGGGGGTCAACAGGAAGTGCAGGAGGGAGTCAGGGGATCAGGACGGGGAGCAAAAATGAGGTGACAGTGTGA
- the si:dkeyp-69b9.6 gene encoding uncharacterized protein si:dkeyp-69b9.6, whose amino-acid sequence MFQFGKYNLDIIEMLSGHQAHQFKGLGLDRQLQHQQQVQLHQHQLQQQQQQQAESSGALLSGLGLGPLQGSRGNAFSDSASIFAKMSAPPPPPLQQQPSSSQSSRSKSSKMSSSSSSHSSGYPQFLRSFHPSEAALTQEQLHPGVGRFEHFAGGSSSSGSAGGIGGLVTSAPPPPPPLHPGLSVPQVTSGPSSSSPSPSTSVATSNNPSSSSAVSSLGHQLVGAQSDARSLHQQFSCMLAANQYFLSGVPANASLEQFLVQQGTHNHLGIGLSQTGGEPSTSLAPPPALHSSHSHGHSAPQSQQGPQQPPQQQQLPPHTLSHPHSHSHHHPLHPGSQPSSLGGFDFQGIPVLSSNQIASLMQQEAGLPLPLPLHLSLSKDDGKGESSGGGSSSSGGSSSRRKKAMAGYLPQRKSDSNSNSSSGHGHGSHSGNSTTGSNGGGLSHGQPPALIGSGIGISNMGGSLLASSSSSSSVVSSSSSSAPSSTAASVLVTNDSHLSKSDNQSSMQANNTESDSEPVYSCGECGKSFPHLSSLRRHMRMHEPTTAGTSNASTTGPNPIHIKTQSDPSLPHSTQETPQPSTNSCPSPDKIFHCSDCGKGFKKKGHLLQHGVIHSTARPYGCSTCSRAFNRRESLTRHEKIHEEKPFRCPACGRAFRESTSLLNHAASGTCGKPGRGPKQRGSKTGSDGEDRVGGGCGGGNGGGGTYQSNRGVIYGKTEEEDGVIIVGEGEPKSGLGCDGLFQSGRGGNSNDRDRTDAKYPTDYSRNRYTGYHDDHRSQGNPSPCYSGASPCGSGMAGPALRKAPLAPTLHPHSQSHNQHHHPQQQPHLPLSSLLDDSEDDVTSSVNNAISAITAASNSGNRGDDRGDIIGGLLGGLGLGPLSSPSSTSNMDKNFRGGGSQEAMSSNPQNPTAKPKRPRKPRAKKDPAAGGQPPKRRQYTPRMGPSGLPRTHLCSVCGKGFARRETLRRHDRIHTGEKPHHCTVCGKYFREAFHLSKHQTVHSGAKNYKCSICGKEFGYSQSLRRHSKLHQKGELEEVPTTPAVENLNSFTSNPQCSMAQDRSQNQAPSTSYYSYPQDVKPQDTNPQQQPPPQPQPPPPPRLYTCAICWKSFRHHFHLTAHHQTVHEGGGEKLFCCEVCGKAFAYANSLTRHRQSQHGMTRTEPANPQEGGSESGDHRGQSDVNQSTSESEAATNALLQMAPSADAHGGQSLSVVTHSHPQPPPQPPAGYSPLFYDAAPQSSASNAPSYSQPLPPNSTIMAPQHPHSPAGVKGEHIYPAGSRSRTLHTTAPFQPLTELPSTEHHHLHQHHHISHHHLHHQSGTQSHQHLDCSVQLSHDEMRRQKKKKKKSNSRENKWESQDLVRFDASKKKRKISCTIRGQLNKKQGSLRLTIRRGEGSSGGGYKLVNTGGMKVQILSSLKVPVKRFGCPICPNSVFSCKAGLLVHKAVKHPQRASTTQERLRCSVCGKQSHSPLAAFIHRASHRARGTFSCRRCSTCFWNATLLYRHKVSCRRRSKGLQRGDANRLKLSKRPRERQAQEGQEQIPYLQGQYRY is encoded by the coding sequence ATGTTCCAATTTGGAAAATACAATCTGGACATTATAGAGATGTTAAGTGGGCACCAGGCCCACCAGTTTAAAGGCCTTGGTTTAGATCGACAACTACAGCATCAACAGCAAGTTCAACTTCACCAGCatcagctccagcagcagcagcagcagcaggctgaaTCTTCTGGAGCTCTTCTGTCTGGACTTGGCTTGGGACCCCTGCAGGGGTCAAGAGGTAACGCCTTTTCTGATTCTGCCTCCATTTTTGCCAAGATGAGTgcccctcctcccccacctTTACAACAACAGCCTTCCTCATCTCAGAGCTCTCGTTCAAAGTCAAGCAagatgagcagcagcagctcaagCCATTCATCAGGCTACCCACAGTTCCTGCGCTCTTTCCACCCGTCTGAGGCAGCACTAACACAGGAGCAGTTACACCCAGGTGTAGGCCGCTTTGAGCACTTTGCCGGGGGAAGTAGCAGTAGTGGGAGTGCTGGGGGCATAGGAGGATTAGTAACATCAGCacctccaccccctcctcctctgcatcCCGGCCTCTCTGTTCCCCAAGTAACATCTggtccctcctcttcctctccttccccttcAACATCTGTGGCCACCTCTAATAACCCTTCAAGCAGCAGTGCAGTCAGCTCATTGGGACACCAGTTGGTTGGGGCCCAGTCTGATGCACGAAGCCTTCATCAACAATTTAGTTGCATGTTAGCTGCTaatcagtattttctttctgggGTGCCTGCTAATGCTAGTTTAGAGCAATTTCTTGTTCAACAGGGAACGCATAACCACTTAGGGATTGGTTTAAGTCAAACAGGCGGGGAGCCTAGTACTAGCCTTGCTCCGCCTCCCGCTTTGCATTCTTCTCATTCACATGGCCACTCCGCTCCCCAGTCACAGCAGGGTCCACAGCAGCCGCCCCAGCAGCAACAACTTCCACCTCACACCCTTTCTCATCCTCACTCTCATTCCCATCACCACCCGCTCCACCCAGGCTCTCAGCCCTCATCACTGGGTGGCTTTGACTTCCAGGGCATCCCTGTACTCTCATCAAATCAGATAGCTTCTCTGATGCAGCAGGAAGCTGGTTTGCCACTCCCCTTGCCACTTCATTTATCTTTATCAAAGGATGATGGTAAAGGGGAAAGCAGTGGAGGTGGAAGTAGTAGTAGCGGTGGCAGTAGCAGTAGGAGGAAGAAAGCTATGGCTGGCTATTTGCCACAGAGAAAATCTGATAGCAATAGTAATAGCAGCAGCGGCCATGGCCACGGTAGCCACAGTGGTAATTCCACCACTGGTAGTAATGGTGGAGGGCTTAGTCATGGTCAACCCCCAGCTTTAATTGGAAGTGGGATTGGAATATCAAATATGGGTGGATCCCTTCTTgcctcatcatcttcatcttcatcagtagtttcttcctcctcctcctctgctccctcCTCCACTGCTGCCTCAGTACTAGTTACTAATGATTCTCACCTCTCTAAATCTGATAACCAGAGCTCAATGCAAGCAAACAACACAGAGTCTGATTCAGAGCCTGTTTATAGCTGTGGAGAGTGTGGCAAAAGCTTCCCCCACCTTTCAAGCCTTCGCAGGCATATGCGCATGCATGAGCCAACCACAGCAGGTACTAGCAATGCTTCCACTACTGGCCCAAATCCcattcacattaaaacacagtcTGACCCAAGCCTTCCTCATTCGACCCAGGAAACTCCCCAGCCCTCAACCAATTCTTGTCCTAGCCCAGACAAAATATTTCATTGCTCTGATTGTGGCAAAGGCTTTAAGAAAAAAGGGCACCTCCTGCAACATGGTGTTATACACTCCACAGCCCGCCCATATGGCTGTTCCACCTGCTCTCGGGCTTTTAATCGTAGAGAGTCACTGACACGCCATGAGAAGATACATGAGGAAAAGCCATTCCGATGCCCTGCCTGTGGTCGTGCCTTCCGTGAGAGCACCTCTCTACTCAACCATGCTGCCTCAGGCACCTGCGGCAAGCCAGGTAGGGGACCCAAACAAAGGGGCAGCAAGACAGGATCTGATGGTGAGGACAGAGTCGGGGGAGGGTGTGGAGGAGGTAACGGAGGAGGGGGAACTTATCAGAGCAATAGAGGGGTTATTTATGGGAAAACTGAGGAAGAAGATGGTGTAATCATTGTGGGGGAAGGAGAACCAAAATCAGGTTTAGGATGTGATGGTCTGTTTCAGTCTGGAAGGGGAGGGAATTCAAATGACAGGGACAGAACAGATGCTAAATACCCCACTGACTACTCTCGGAATCGTTACACAGGCTACCATGATGACCATCGTTCTCAAGGTAATCCATCTCCATGCTACTCTGGTGCCTCCCCCTGTGGAAGTGGGATGGCGGGCCCAGCTCTGAGAAAGGCACCCTTGGCTCCAACACTGCATCCACACTCACAGAGCCACAACCAGCATCATCATCCGCAGCAACAGCCCCACCTGCCCCTTTCTTCGCTACTGGATGACTCAGAGGATGATGTCACTAGCTCTGTCAATAATGCAATATCTGCTATAACAGCAGCCAGTAACAGTGGAAATAGAGGGGATGATAGGGGGGACATCATAGGAGGTCTACTAGGTGGTCTTGGTTTAGGTCCACTGAGCTCACCTTCATCAACATCTAATATGGATAAGAATTTCAGAGGTGGTGGGAGCCAGGAGGCTATGAGCAGCAACCCACAGAATCCTACTGCCAAACCAAAACGTCCCCGCAAACCCAGAGCTAAGAAAGATCCTGCAGCTGGTGGACAGCCCCCCAAACGTAGGCAATACACCCCAAGAATGGGGCCCAGTGGCCTCCCACGCACTCACCTCTGTAGCGTCTGTGGTAAGGGATTTGCACGTCGCGAGACCCTACGCAGGCATGACCGCATCCATACTGGAGAGAAGCCCCATCACTGCACTGTTTGTGGAAAGTATTTTAGAGAGGCATTTCACCTCAGCAAGCATCAAACAGTTCACTCTGGGGCGAAGAATTACAAATGCAGCATCTGTGGGAAAGAGTTTGGTTACTCCCAGAGCCTCAGGAGGCACAGCAAACTCCACCAAAAAGGGGAGCTGGAAGAGGTGCCCACAACACCAGCTGTGGAAAACCTTAACAGCTTTACCTCAAACCCTCAATGTAGCATGGCCCAGGACAGGAGCCAGAACCAAGCACCAAGCACCTCCTACTACTCCTACCCTCAAGACGTCAAGCCTCAAGATACCAATCCCCAGCAACAACCTCCACCCCAGCCGCagcccccacctccacctcgaCTCTACACCTGTGCTATATGTTGGAAGTCGTTCCGCCACCACTTTCATCTGACAGCCCATCACCAGACGGTTCATGAAGGTGGGGGTGAAAAGCTCTTCTGCTGCGAGGTGTGTGGGAAAGCATTTGCTTATGCTAACAGCCTCACTCGACATAGGCAATCGCAGCATGGGATGACCCGCACTGAACCGGCTAACCCGCAAGAGGGTGGCAGTGAGTCAGGAGACCACAGGGGTCAGAGTGATGTTAATCAGTCAACATCAGAGAGTGAGGCGGCCACCAATGCCCTGCTACAGATGGCTCCTTCCGCAGACGCCCACGGAGGGCAGAGTCTTAGTGTTGTCACTCATAGCCACCCACAGCCACCCCCGCAACCACCAGCTGGTTACTCTCCCCTCTTTTATGATGCTGCACCCCAGTCTTCAGCCTCTAATGCTCCATCTTACTCGCAGCCTCTGCCTCCAAACTCTACAATCATGGCCCCCCAGCACCCGCATTCCCCGGCCGGGGTTAAAGGAGAGCACATATACCCAGCTGGATCCCGTAGCCGTACACTCCACACCACCGCCCCGTTCCAGCCCCTCACGGAATTGCCCTCCACTGAACATCATCATCTGCATCAACATCATCATATCTCCcaccatcatcttcatcatcagtCAGGTACCCAGTCTCACCAACACCTTGACTGCAGCGTCCAGTTATCACATGACGAAATGAGacgacagaagaagaaaaaaaaaaagtccaacagCAGGGAAAATAAATGGGAATCCCAAGATTTAGTCAGATTCGATGCaagcaaaaagaagagaaagataaGTTGTACAATTAGAGGgcagttgaataaaaaacaaggcTCTCTTCGTTTGACAATTAGGCGAGGAGAAGGATCAAGTGGTGGTGGGTATAAGCTTGTCAACACTGGGGGAATGAAGGTGCAGATTCTCTCGTCTCTTAAAGTCCCTGTGAAACGCTTTGGCTGCCCCATATGCCCCAATTCTGTGTTTTCCTGTAAAGCAGGACTGCTAGTCCACAAGGCAGTAAAACACCCACAAAGAGCCTCGACCACTCAGGAGCGACTCAGGTGCAGTGTTTGTGGGAAGCAGTCTCACAGTCCTTTGGCAGCCTTCATCCATCGAGCCTCCCATCGTGCCAGAGGAACTTTCTCCTGCCGCCGCTGCTCCACTTGCTTCTGGAATGCTACACTGCTCTACAGACACAAGGTGTCTTGCCGCCGCAGGTCTAAAGGACTGCAGCGAGGAGATGCCAACAGGTTGAAGCTTTCAAAGAGaccaagagagagacaggccCAAGAGGGTCAGGAGCAGATACCATACCTACAGGGACAATACAGATACTGA